The Acidimicrobiales bacterium DNA window TGCGCGAGATCGTCGAGGAGTACCCCGAGGACCTGCGCGTCGTGGCGATCGGCTCGGGGGGGCTCTGGCACACCCCCGGCCAGGCGAACTCGTGGCTCAACGAAGATTTCGACCGGACCGGCCTCGCCTACCTCGAGAAGGGCGACATCGGGTCGTGGGTCACGCACTTCGACTCGTACCTCGCCCCCGGAGATGACACCAGCCAGGACTGGGTGCACGTCCGCCGTGGCGTGACCGGCCTGCCGACCCCCGGCGGCCCGCAGGGCGGCTCACGAGAGACCCTCTGCTGGATCTCGGCGGCGGCGATGGCCGAAGGGCGGCCCACGACCGTCGTCGACTACATCCCGATCTACGCCTCCCCGGTGGGCAGCGCCTTCGCCTACTGCGACGACCTCTAGCACTCACTACGCCCGCGGGCGACAGAGCACCCGAACGAACGAGCACCCGAACGAGGAGGAACCATGGCCAAGCGACAGTCCATCCACATCGAGGGGATGTCCCACAGCGTCCCGATCCCGAACGCGGCGCGGGTCGGCAACCTCCTCATGACGGGCACGATCTCGGGGCGCAACCTCACAACCGGGGAGGTTCCCGAGGATCCGGGCGAGGCGATCAGGGAGCTGTTCGCGAACGCGGAGCGGATCCTCGACGCCGCCGGCGGCTCCTTCGGCGACGTCGTGAAGATGACTTTCTACGTGAAGGACCGCGCGATCCGCGGCGCCCTCGACGCGGTCTGGATCTCGGTCTTTCCCGACGAGCGCGACCGCCCCGCGCGCCACGTGATCGGCGACCCCGACGGCCCCAACCTCCAGGCCGAGCTCACCGCCTTCATCGACTAAAGGCACCGCCGCGCCGAGGAGCTACGAGCCGTAGGTCGCCTTCGGCGCGCCGCCTGCGGGCGGCTCGCCGCTCCCCGGCGTGACGGTGGTCGCGTCCTCGTCGGGAGCAGGGTTGGCGGCGATGTGGTCGGTGATCTCGCCGACGAGGCGGGTGACCTCGGCGCCCGCTGCGGCGTCGCCGTTGCGCTCGGCGTACACGGCCGCCCCGAGATCGCGGT harbors:
- a CDS encoding RidA family protein, encoding MAKRQSIHIEGMSHSVPIPNAARVGNLLMTGTISGRNLTTGEVPEDPGEAIRELFANAERILDAAGGSFGDVVKMTFYVKDRAIRGALDAVWISVFPDERDRPARHVIGDPDGPNLQAELTAFID